ATCATTAAGTGCCATACAGCAATCATGCCCCGGCGGAGCCTGCGGTGTCTGTGCTCAGAGCAGAgggttctctctttttttttttttttttttttgcactaaTACTTCTTTAAAAGCCAGCGAGGTAATGTGTTCGGCCGCCATATTTTAGAGTGATTACTCAATCACCGATAGATAAGACTGTGTTTGCTCTGGGCAGATTCAAGGTTGATTAACTGAGGCAAGGTCTGCGCAAATTCAGGTGGAATATGTGTGCGCTCTTAGTGTGAATCTTCATTCAGTGTCTGTAGTAAATACGCCTGTTCATAAACTCTGATCACTTTAACCTTTCCCACCTTGAGTTTTTAATTACTATTGTCAAGCAACTGCAAGAGTTGACACCTGTGTCCAAGACTCGTGGGAGATGAAGTTGTTGAATACTAAAAATATAATTGCAGCGTGTCTGGCCGCTCTCCTGAGGCCGAGTCGCTGAAAACAGTAAAACCACCAGTCAGCAGCGAACGCAGAACGGAGCAAAGAGAAGCGGGCGTGGCAAAAATCAAGCAATTATCACAAGGTGTAAATAACTCAGCACATCTTGCAGGAGCATTCAAAAGTGAACCCACTCTGCTTTTCATCCTTAGTTCATCAAATGCAGCTTGCGTTGATGCATCATCTCCTGCTATTTTGGCACCTTATCTGAATGCCTTGTAAAATCTGTAGGCTGCTACAGTTGCTGCTTTTTCTGCTTAATGCAAACAGGATTTGAATATCTTAACGTTTCacataaacaagctgaaaatgtCTGCGCTTTAATACTCTGCAACGGTATAGCAGTAAGTTAGCATTCCTGGAACACCCAGGCACCATGCAAATCATTTTCATGAGCGTCACTGAATCATGAAGGACACTTAAGTCTGCGATGTGATCGAAATACAGGAGCGGAGCTCGAGCGCTCGGGGTTTAAAGATAGCGACGCGATGCTGCCCTTTGCTCCACAAACATGTTGTTCAAGCTCAGAAGCGTATCAGAACTCGTCATTGTTATGAGCCCAGAGGAGGAAAGTTTGATACCGGAGCATGCAAACATGTAGAGAAGCAGGCAAAACAAACCGCAAGAGCGAATTAGAGGTTTAAATGTCAAACGTCTGCAATGAAGTTCAAATTCAggaaaatgcaacacaaaacaGATGCAGGTTAATGTCACGTGGCCTGTAGCTGCAATAGCCCCGCACTGAACGATGACCCTGGTGCCTGAACGTATAGTGCCATCATGTGCTTCACTCCACTCATTACAGCCGGGTGGTTAAGCGTGTGGCGTTCAAGGGAGCTCTGTAAAAATGTTATTAGAAAAGCtgagtgtttctttttttaacagaaGCGGCATCGCTCCATACGCAGAGTAGCAGGAGTTAGGAAACGTCATTTCTGCGGTGAAGTGtctattttaaattttaatctaCAATCGTAACAGGCGACAGTCGCGTGCGAGCGTCTCCCTTCAGAGGACGCGTTGCAGGGCGAGGGGCAGGAGTCCCAGGACCTGCAGGTGGGCCAGGCAGGGGCGGGGGCCGGCGGCCGGGCAGCTGTTGCTGACGCCGCTGGGGTGGGGCGGGGTCTTCCTCCTCACGCTCCGGGTGCGTAAAGTGGTGGTCTTCTTGGTTCGGGTGGAGGGGCTCTCTGTGGTGAAGAACCCGTCTGTGGCTAGCGCCACATCCGTGGTTCCGGAATGGACGGCCTGGAGCGAGGAATCGGGCCGGGCCACGTGATCGGACGGGGCCGAGTGGGACCCCGTGCTCCTGGGCGTGCTCGCGGCCTCCTGCGGGGTCACCGCAGCCCCCGGGGGAGCCGAGCTCCGGTCCTGGGCGCTGGCGGCCAGAGGGGGCATGTTGTAGGAGGCAAAGTGCCACCCTCCGGTTCTGGCGGGCCGCGTGCCCCCGCAGACGGGCTGCGTGTGGCAGGGGCAGCCCAGGACGCGGGCAGGGGTCTGCTGGCTCCACCCCAGCAGGTAGGAGACGTTGGCCTGGAGGTCACAGGCCCAAGGGTTGTCAGCCAGGTTGATGAGGCGAAGCGACGGCAGCTTGTCCAGCGCCGCGGGCGGCACCGAGGACAAGCGGTTGGCCTGTAAATACAGGTAGGAGAGTCTGGGAAGCCGGTCCAAGGAGCCCGGCAGAACCTTCACCAGCAGGTTGTGGGACAGGTCCACGGCCTGCAGGTGGGCGGGCAGGTTGGTGGGCAGGGTCCAGAAGCTGTTGCGGCTCAGGTTGAGCGTGCACAGGCTGCTGAGCGTGTTGTTGATGAAGACGGCCCGCCGCAGCCGGTTCCCGGAGAGGTCCAGCGCGCGCAGGTTCCACTGGTGCACCGTGTCCTCCTTGTCCAGCACCTGCAGGCGGTTGGCGGCCACGTGCAGCTGCCACAGCGAGCGGGGCAGGCCGGCGGGCAGGCGGCCCAGCCGGTTGTGGGACAGGTCCAGCACGCGCAGGTGCGTGTAGGCCGAGAGCTGCGCGTCCAGGCTCTGGAGGCGGTTGTGGGACAGGTTGAGCGCGCGCACGTCGCGCTGCAGGCCGCCGGGCAGCAGGCGCAGGCCCCGGCGGGAGCAGTCGGCCTCCCGGTGGCTGGGCGcgcaggagcagggggaggggcACACGGCCAGGAGGCGCGGcgccagcagcggcggcagcagcagcgccagcagggCCCCGCCGGGGGGGGTCTTCAGGAGCGCGCGTCCCCTGGAAGACAGGGGGACAGGTCATATAGTAATAAGcatctgcagagctgagcgTAATAGTACTGCTTTTATTGGGATGAAGCTCCGCcccctttttctctctcacagctctctcctcatctctgcaTTATGAGTCCTATAAGAACGCTGGCGTGTTCTAGGGATGCTCCAGCAGCATCCTTTCGCGTGCTTGTTgtgtaattaataaatattcGACCTGATCTCCGTGAGGGTATTTGTGGTCTGTGCAGGGAATATTATTCATCCTGAAGGATGAGACATCCCTGTAGTCGTCTGCCTTGGCATCACTTGCGTGTTCAGTCATCAGGAGCTGTCAGCGGAGTCGGTCCCGTGCTCTCCGAGGACAGGAACCCGCTCCATGGATGGGTTTCCTTAATGACTCCACAGAGAACTCATGCATCAGCGTGTCCGAAGGCGAGACAGAAGCGAAGCGGGAGCTCTgcgctgctgaagctgcagtaCGCGAGAGCCGGGGTGTGgcggagcgtgtgtgtgtgtgtgtgtgtgtgtgtgtgtgtgtgtgtgtgtgtgtgtgtgtgtgtgtgtgtgtgtgtgtgcgtgcgtgcgtgtgttaaaCTCACCTTGTCATCTTCTCATTCCAGTTACTTCTCGCTGCCCTTTTCTGGCGTCTGCGCTCGTCTCGCGCCCGAGCTCAGGATCGACTTCaactctgctggaggagaactTTTTGGCCGTCTCCCGACCCGGCGCCGCCTGCTGAGGCTGCCTTCGCTGCCGTGCACTttgctctcctctctcctctgtcacatGACCGGCATTTCCATTGCCTCTTGTTCGGATCTTTTGGTTCTGTGCGGGCGGGCGCTGCAGGATCTGGATCCACTCTGTGCAGTGGATgtcggaggggaggaggggggggggggggtcgcaggAGAAAGTACTgggagggggggtgagaggaggggagggatggaGTCCATCCTGCAGGGGTTCTGAATGCAAGAGTGCTTCACAGAAAATCCCTCAATCTCTATTCCTGCATCTTTCAACTGCCATTTATTTTCCTCGCTAAATCAATGTGTTTTGCACGCAGACCTGCATGATCTGCATCCCTTCATAAAGGGATGCTGGTGCTGCTATCGGTCGTTTCCTGTCTAAATTTAGAGGCCGCCACTAAAAGCTTTCAGATTCGTCGCCGAGGACTTTTCCTCCGCTGCAGCCTCCCGCCTGTCATCGCTGCGGTCTGCAGTGCGATGCCGCACCTCCCCGCTGAACCCCCGGCGGCGCATCGGCGCTAACGGGCGCCGATCTGGGCTCGTGCTTGTGAAAACGTACGGCTTCATCgccgccgcttcctcctccgcctcgctCTGCTGTGCTGTCACTTCCACGCAGCCTCAGTGTCACCGCCCCACTGTCTCTGTCAGTCACCGTGAAACAGGCCGGGAGCTGTTGCCACGCATGCAAAacgaaaaataaatatatataaatatatatatatataagtgcGAATCTGCAGCGCGACCCTAAAATAGACGCTCGCGTCTGTGTTTTGCATCGCAAAGCGCTGAGCTTGGAGGCACAAAGCGTTGCATCCATTATGATGTCACGCGCCGGCAGGCGCACGAATCTGCCCAGGACGGCGGAAGCGGCCGCATATTGTGCGCCTGAAAGGCCTTTCTGTGCGGCTTTGTGCGCCGCGTTGCCTGCGAGTGTGGCACCGGCCACAGGAGGCGACGCGCGCCGCCTGCTAATGGAGGAGCACAGGCAGAACTCTGTGGAGGCACCAGGAGAGTCCCAGATTGGGCTTTATTCTATAAAATAACACAAGGTGACATCGCTAACAATAATAACACGCTTTAttatcgagagagagagagagagagagagagagtcagacagTTATTGAAGTCCCGCATTGAAGAGCTGCCGTCGCTGTGACGCGTGAAGGTGTTGCTCAGGCGCCGCCTCTACACCGCATCCTTCGGTTCCTCCGCGCCCCCGGAGGGGGAAGCGGCCGCCGCTTCGGGCTGCGGGCCGGTGACGGCCCCCTGCGGCGGAGAGGCGGCGGCCGCAGGCGCCTCCTCCTGGTTCTCACCTGTGGgcgccgccccctcctccttcttctcccctccctcctctttcttctcccctcccccctcctccatcttctccccctcctccttcttctcgcccccctcctcccccttctccccctcctcccctctctcccccccctcctccttggCGGCGCCGttggccagctcctcctgtgaGGGGCCCACGTCGGACAGCAGCACCCTGGTCTCCCGGTCCCCCCGCCTGCCGGTCGCCGTGCAGTTGTCGGTGCTGCCGCCCAGGTCGAGGGAGCGGCTCCGCCTCCTCAGGCGCCGGCTCAGGGTGCACACTCTGCACGCCAGCATCAGATTGGACAAGAGCAGGACAGCGGAGGCTAAGATGAGCCCCGCGGCCACCAGGGTCACCGGACGGCACTCAGATGTGGAAAGGAAATGAAGAGGTCCATTGGTGACGGGcttggaggtggtggaggtggaggaggtggaggaggtgctggtggTGTTAATGGTGGGGCTGGTAGCAggggtgctggtggtggtgttggtggagGGGGCAGGGGACTCTAATGGAGTGGACGGGCCGGTGGGGCTGCTGGGTTCTTTTGACTGCCCAACAGAAGCATTGTTCTCACCAGCCAGAGCTCCACGCAGCCGAGGGCCCAGGACCAGGAAgacgcagagcagcaggaggccctTCATGTCGGTGTCTGAGAGgacattaaaacacactcagGTTTCCGTTGAGTCGTAAACGTGCACCGCGGCTCTGACCCTGATGACCCGCTCCTCCCTCATCCCTTCACAAGTCCGCCTGGTCTCACCCCTGCAGCCCTGTTCTGTTTGACCCGGTTTACCCGGACTCCGCTACCGGACTGTGGACCTGACACAGTCATCTGTGCATTCGGACCTCTGATCTCCCCCCTGTTTGGACTCCCCACCCATCCTGTTCTGCTTCACCTCATGCCTTGTGCCTACTCCTCTCCACGTGGTGAACCACTCCCTGTAGATACTTACTACCTGAATTATAGCTTGGATTTAATATAATCCGTCTCTGGTTCTAAAGCAGGTCTGTGTATTCGACCATCACAGTCGAAACGCTGAAGAGACTCTGCTGATCTCTTTGCTCTGCTGATGTTAAAGTCCTGTAACAAACGACGAACTGTTCATATATCTGGTGTAAAAATGCATCTATCTAAGTATTCAGGTATAATTTATAGAAACAACTACTACATTGTCATTGTTAGTTACTATAAATGTTCGTTAACATAATTTATACCTTTAAAAGTTTGTCACATGACTGCAGACTAGACTTACACATTTAATTTGTGTCCTCGTATTTAGAAAATATCAACACAAGTTGCACACAatttcacagcagctctgaaaaCATCAGACTGGCTCCATTGTAACGGCTGGTGGCCAAAAAAAAGGTCACTTACCGTCGGCGGACGGGTCCCAGAAGAAGCGGGTTCTGTGTAAGTGGactgtgctgcaggtgaaggcGGACGACAGCTGTGTGGAGAGACGAGAATGGGTTTCATCCTGATCAGCGACGCGCTCATCGGGCcgcttttttactttacttacttCTCTATTTGGACTATAATAAGAATAGGAAGTGGTTTAGATTTTGTGCTCTGCGCTGGAGTGGTGCTGGTGCCGCGCTCACATCTGTGCGCAGGGAATATAAAAAGTCGCGCTAAACGCTAAAACCGTAAATCCAACCCACTGTTTGTGGCCTGTTTCAAACAGGCAGCTTTGGCCTCGTTTCTGTTTGAATCAGAGTGAGTTGAGCGCGTTGGGCCCAGTAGCACCTGTAGAACCTGGATAGAAGTGGATAATGTGTAATTATTTCACaaagtatttttatttgtgaataACAGTACTCTACAATAAATAACTGGTTATTTATTGAGCGCTCATGTGCAAATGTGAGCAGAACGTGACCCACCGAAAACACATCTCACATCTGGATATTTATGTCCAAaccacacacgctcacacgacGTTTTATTTATGCTCAGGTCGATCCGTTCCAAACATAGAGCAGCGGCACCGAGTCTGAGACGCTTCACTTCACACCCTCTTCTAGTTAGACTCCACTTCTCTGATGAACACCTGAATGACGTGCGACAGCAAGGTGACTCTCAGGTCGCGGCTCCTCCGTGAGGTGACGCCGGCTCGTCTCCACCCAGAAACCGAGGGGGTCCTGTTGCGCGtttaagctttaaaaaaaagtctgcGTTAAAGTGCAGGTgcacaatgaaaaaaacaatcacTCGGGGGAAATAAACGAGCGTACAgttacagaggaaaccagaaggGGAAGTATTTCATATAAACAGAATGGCTCTTTTCTTTACTGTGCGGCCAAACTGCTTTGTGACTGAGGTTAGGGGAGGAATTGTGCACAACATTAATGCTCCACATGTTAAGTTGATGTGAAAAACCTACAGACACACGACTAAACCACACATTTAAAGCACACTCACGCCCAAATGCGGTATGAATAGGACTTATTCATTATAACACTTATTAACAGACAAATTTTACTCAAACATCAGAgacaaatgtgatttaaatactattttcatatatatacacacaagtTGAAGTTTGAGTGTTATTTTGagcacaaggaggaggaggaggaagaggaggatgaaagcaTAATGAGGCTAAATGAATGAGAGGAAGTGAGAGCAGAAGGAAGGCATGTCAAAAGTCCCACGTCTCCTCCTGAGTGATGGAAAGTCCCGCTCATCACTGACAGTAATGTCATCATGTGTGACGCATACGTGGTAGCGGGTCGATGCGGTGCCGGACGGCTCCGTCGGGGACAACCCCGGCACCGGCTCACGCCTGCTGACAGCTGGAGAGGAAGGCCCCGTGCGCCAATGATTCCACAGCCACACTGATGTATGCGTGAAACGGTTTCCACACGTACAAGTTTCGTCAAACGCTTAAGTCATCGCATGCAAAAATAGTTCATCGTCTTTAACAGCATCCAAAAAAAAATAGCCTTTGAAGAGAAagagcattgtgtgtgttcgtCCTTCCTCCCTGGCCCTCGCCGAACGAACGCTGGTCATGTGACCCAGTACCACTTGGAGCTCACGGCAGGAGACAAGCTCCTTTTCTTCGCTCCTGGACCCGCACCAGGAATCGATCCATCATTCGTATCAGCGGAAGGCTTCAGACGCAACCGCCCCGATACCTGGTCCAAAGCACCGACTGCAGGCCGCATGCCTCATTTTACTGACAGCGCTCAGTGACACGCAATTTAAACTTTTGATAGATTCACTGCTGAAGAGCTGCATAAGCAGAAATGGATGCAAATACAAGGCCAGCACTTTTCTAAGGGATGACTCCATATTGTTCCTCTATAGATCCAAGAACagataagaaataaaaatattgtgcAAAATAATTCACTTTTTCACTTCATCTAAacttatatattataaaatccCTCTTTCTTATTCCATAAGACACAAAGAATATAGAAAAACAAATGCTATGTTAATATACTCTGTCCAAAGACTGTCTGTTGACTCTTTGTGCCATCTAGAGGTAAAATGGGGTTTTGATCTTTGTGCAGCTGTGAAAGAACCTTCAGTAAAAGTCTGCTTTTCAGTTTGGAGGCGTTTGACTGATACTTGAGTCCAGAGCTTTTCATTCTTCAAAGGTTACTGACGAACCTGCTTCAATTTCCTAATGCGATGAGCACACGGACTCTGTGGACACTAGAGAAATACAAAgttagtaagtaagtaagttaaTAAGTGGAAGCAGCCTGTTTACATGACAAGCCTCCTTTTATTGTCTCCCgtggatgaaaacagaaactgtGTGTACAGAATGGTAAACACATGCAATACAAAAATATGAATTTTTACAGTAACATAAAAAACATGTATTGGCCCattctaaaaaaaaattgtacagCTTTTTTTACAGTACTTTGTACAcggaaaaaaatataaatatatatgcatCTGTTTTAGCCATAGCAGTACCTAAAATGTTGTGATGTACTTTACATATAAAATGTTTGTACAAATATTAGAAGAATCGTGTTAATTTGCTATAcattaaataatgtatgtaCATTACATACTACTGGATTTTGCGACGCAACAGTAACGCTCTTTCACCAACCCTATGcccaacacaacacacacacacacgcacacacacactcaacacagcACATAAATATAAGCACACACAAGAGGTAATGTTCGAGGAAGATATAGGACACTTTTGCGCCAGGTTCCtgattatctttttttttttgcgcagAGAATGAAGGAACTCGTGTTCTTATAAAGTGCACTTTACACTTCCATGAACGGACACCGACAGCCAGCGTTTAGTCTGATCCCGAGCGGATCGGGTTCAGACGCCGTTTCGCTGCGTTCTGTTCATGTCAGTGCCCCGTTCCCAAACGTGATATCGAACAAACTGTTACTTTAGGTTTAAAAAAGGGCGACGGACGACTAAAGACCCttctgaggaggaaaaaggaaacactGCAGATATGACTATTCAAAGCCAaactaaacaacaacaacaacaacagcaacagcaacagcaacaacaaaagttTATGGTTGGTTTCCTCCCGTGGACAAAGTGCATATCGTGTCTAGACGTGGGCTCTGACAGGAGACGAGCCTCAGCGAAACCACAGATGAATGGATAGGTCCATGTGGTGGCGGGGCCCATTTCATGTCCAACAGTGTTCCTGCTTGGTGTGtgtccgtttgtgtgtgtgtagtcagaGACAAAAAACTGCTGTGTGGTCAGGGCCCCGGCAGGAACAAGCACATCACAGAAGCACAGAGACGGTGAGCCGGCcaatgcatcatcatcatcatcatcatcatcatcatcatcatcatcatcatcatcatcatcatcagcaacaGACCACAAGCCTCAGAGTCCCAGGCGACATTACAGACCACAGCCCAAGAGGAAAGGCAGAGAGATATTAGATGACGTAGGTAAAGCGTGGGAGGAGCGACCTCCGTCACCCCCCGGCCGCGCACCTCAGCCCACCGGTCCCCTCGGCCCAGCAGGAAAACGCAACGGTTAGACACGGAAGATCGGACTATGGATTAGTGGAAGCAGTGTCTGTTTCAGGCAGAGGCAGCGCTTTGATCAGTCCTGTAACAGTTAGACTCAGGAGCATGCAAGGCAGACCCGGGCTTTGTTTTGCATTGTTTGTGTCTCAGAGCGACGGCTACAACCtagagtggaggagaaggaggggagaaggaggggagagagagagagagagagagagagagagagagcgagagcaaaGGGAAACAAGGGTTAGGCGGTTAGTGGACAGTAACAGCTTCAGTGAGGAAAGCAGCAAGATTAGTTCAACCAAACTTACACTGAACATTCAAAGGCTAAGATCGTGTtatttgcattttcattctCTAC
This Betta splendens chromosome 14, fBetSpl5.4, whole genome shotgun sequence DNA region includes the following protein-coding sequences:
- the LOC129602980 gene encoding uncharacterized protein DDB_G0290685-like, giving the protein MKGLLLLCVFLVLGPRLRGALAGENNASVGQSKEPSSPTGPSTPLESPAPSTNTTTSTPATSPTINTTSTSSTSSTSTTSKPVTNGPLHFLSTSECRPVTLVAAGLILASAVLLLSNLMLACRVCTLSRRLRRRSRSLDLGGSTDNCTATGRRGDRETRVLLSDVGPSQEELANGAAKEEGGERGEEGEKGEEGGEKKEEGEKMEEGGGEKKEEGGEKKEEGAAPTGENQEEAPAAAASPPQGAVTGPQPEAAAASPSGGAEEPKDAV
- the LOC114869127 gene encoding oligodendrocyte-myelin glycoprotein-like, which gives rise to MTRGRALLKTPPGGALLALLLPPLLAPRLLAVCPSPCSCAPSHREADCSRRGLRLLPGGLQRDVRALNLSHNRLQSLDAQLSAYTHLRVLDLSHNRLGRLPAGLPRSLWQLHVAANRLQVLDKEDTVHQWNLRALDLSGNRLRRAVFINNTLSSLCTLNLSRNSFWTLPTNLPAHLQAVDLSHNLLVKVLPGSLDRLPRLSYLYLQANRLSSVPPAALDKLPSLRLINLADNPWACDLQANVSYLLGWSQQTPARVLGCPCHTQPVCGGTRPARTGGWHFASYNMPPLAASAQDRSSAPPGAAVTPQEAASTPRSTGSHSAPSDHVARPDSSLQAVHSGTTDVALATDGFFTTESPSTRTKKTTTLRTRSVRRKTPPHPSGVSNSCPAAGPRPCLAHLQVLGLLPLALQRVL